TTGTGTTATTATAATCTTGTTAGTATTGCTATTTATGTTATGACTGCTTTGTGACTGCAGTTATTGATACTGATGTTATTGCTTTGTTAACCTGTTATTAATACTGTTATTGTTATACCAGGTTATTAATGTGTTATTACCGTTATGCCACATATATGATTCCAGATGGAGCAGATCAAGAGGACTAACAAGCTGTTCAGTAACGACTGTATCTTCCTGCGTAACACCCTCAACATCCCTGTGGTCTCAGAGAAGACCTCTCCCTTCAACGGCCTGTCTCTAGAGTCCCCCGACGGAgatccccaggaccaggacttcAACACCCTTTGTGTGGGGCAGGACAGGGACACTGAGGAGGACCCCTCGCCGCCTCCGGGCCCTGGGGATAAGGACAGTAGTAGTTATAAACGGCCCCAGACAGAAGAGCTGTCGGCTCAAGACTTCCTGCACAGACTGGACTTGCAGATTAAACAGTCAAAGCAGGCAGCACGCAGGCTCAAAGAAGAGGAAGTGAGGTAAGAGTTGGAATACACCAATCTGGTGATAGCCAGTCACATGGGtttcatccaaaatggcaccttagTCCATATTTAGTACATTACTTTTTGAGCAGGGCCTATTTattaatttttatttaatttttatttaactaggcaagtcagttaagaacagattcttatttacaatgacggcctacccctgccaaaccctaacccggacgacgctgggccaattgtctgccgccctatgggactcccaatcacggccggttgtgatacagcctagaatcgaaccagggtctgtagtgacgcctccagcacttagaccgctgtgccactcgggagcctatagtgctctacttttgaccatagccctatgttcggaatagggtgccatttgaaatagtgcactatataggtaatagtgtGCAATGTCAGATTTGCCCCTGGCACACTCAGTGAACCACATTGAACTGAACAACTGAGTTGACAACCATTTACCTTATCCTTTCTGCATACCACAAGACATGTTCGCCCGCTAAGATAAAACCAATGAATCAGCTTGGGGTAGGTAACACAAATCCTCAAGTTTCACAAAGTGGTAGGAGCTAGCAGTGGTTTTCAGACTAGAAATTCAGACTAGCAGTTGTCCTTTAGCCAAGTCTTGTCTTAGTTAAAAGTTGCTTTGTCCAGTCGCATCACTCAAACCAGCAGTCAAATCAGCAGACTGCCTGTGAGCGAGACGTCGAATCAGAAAGCTGCCTGTGGAAGTGTGACGTCCTGCTTACGCAGATGCAGGTGACGGATGCCTGTCGGATTCTGAGTTCCCACTGGCCAGTGCCCCTTTCTCCTGGCCTGCGATTGGCTGCTAGTCATAAATGTTGAGTCATGCAGACTTCCTGCCAAACTGTGGGTGGTGAGGGGCTGAGAtcaggtgtgtgcgtgcgtgcgtgtgtgtgtgagagagtcagtGAGTGTGCACGTAAGAGGCAGAGACCAGAAGATGTTGTCTCTGCAGATTCcttcaccgtgtgtgtgtgtgtgtgtgagtgagagagtcaGTGAGTGTGCACGTAAGAGGCAGAGACCAGAAGATGTTGTCTCTGCAGATTCcttcaccctgtgtgtgtgtgtgtgtgtgagagagtcagtGAGTGTGCACGTAAGAGGCAGAGACCAGAAGATGTTGTCTCTGCAGATTCcttcaccctgtgtgtgtgtgtgtgtgtgtgtgtgtgtgtgtgtgtactgatgcgtcaggagagagagatgtccatcaacactgtctctgtctgatcCCAGCCCACCTGACTCTCAGTACAGCCTATCGGATAAACCTCTCTTACTGCTCAGATTACATTCCAAACGGATAACGTTACACGACTGAGAGACAAGCAAACAACAAGCAATgacatgttttgtttttgcagAGTAGTTTGTAGATCCCAGACTGAGGAAGAGTGAGATTGAAAGGGAAGactgaaagagggagggagagagagaagtcctCCGCCTATTCAACCATTTTAGATTTCAGGAGTGGCAAGGGGAGTAGGGGCCTTTCGAGGGGAGTAGGGGCCgtctagtggagtaggggccgtctaggggggtagggtctctct
This region of Salmo trutta chromosome 29, fSalTru1.1, whole genome shotgun sequence genomic DNA includes:
- the LOC115166940 gene encoding lysM and putative peptidoglycan-binding domain-containing protein 2 gives rise to the protein MAEYSPVLPMRDGGARFGIGQPIFPRSRSGSESDSELSQSLARTKIRSYGSTASVAASLGEKYIEHRVTDSDTLQGIALKYEVTMEQIKRTNKLFSNDCIFLRNTLNIPVVSEKTSPFNGLSLESPDGDPQDQDFNTLCVGQDRDTEEDPSPPPGPGDKDSSSYKRPQTEELSAQDFLHRLDLQIKQSKQAARRLKEEEVRDSEEEYTLPVSSYQEI